TGCGTGCGTCCATGTCGTGTGCTAACTACCAGCCCTTTTGTTGCTCTGTGAATGTCTGACACGTAAATTATTGTCTGTGTGTGGCAGCGTGCCCCAGGGAGCTGCAGgtggaccgcggcggcggcacggtggcgtgccggagcgcGTGCGAGGCGTTCGGGCAGGACCAGTACTGCTGCAGCGGCGCGTACGCGACGCCGACGACGTGCCGGCCGACGGCGTACTCGTCCGCCTTCAAGTCGGCGTGCCCGCGCGCGTACAGCTACGCCTACGACGACGGCTCCAGCACCTTCACCTGCGGCAGCGCCGCCGACTACACCATCGCCttctgcctccctccctccgggTAATCTCGCCGCGAAATACGACTCGCCATTCATCTTCACTGAACGTTGCAAGTAGTAACGCACCGATCAGTGATCACTGGTCACTGGTCACAACTCAGAAATCCACAAGCACTGAAATGTTCAGGTTCCATTTCCTTATCTGTTGGCGCAGGTTGCAGAGTCCCGGAGCCGTACCCCtcggatcgccgccgccggcctatGGACAGAGCACTAGTGGCGGCACCAGCGGCGCCGCTGGCAGCACGCCCCCTCCTGCTATAGGCAACAATGGCGTCGGGAGCATCAGCCCACCGCCTCCTACTACTGACAACAATGGCGTCGGGAGCACCAACCCACCACCTGACAACAATGGCGTCGGAAGTACAAACCAGCCGCCTGCTAGTACTGACAACAATGGCTTCGGAAGCACCGATCAGCCGTCTCCGGCCGCCACCTACGGCGCTGGAAGCACCGATCAGCCGCCGTGGATGATGCTGTCGTCAGCGAGCATGCTGCACGAGCAGCTGTCGCTTGTCTTGCCTGCAGTGCTCTTGTTCCTCCTCTGGTCGTTCTCACCATGAACGTTGTCACTTGTCAGGCACAGCTCTTGTAGGATTCACTGACAGTAGCTCCCTGGACTCATGTACAGTAGCAGTAGTAAAATCCATCAGGCCCAATTGAGAAGGAAACATGTACAGATTGATTTCTTTTATTCG
The genomic region above belongs to Setaria italica strain Yugu1 chromosome VI, Setaria_italica_v2.0, whole genome shotgun sequence and contains:
- the LOC101777763 gene encoding thaumatin-like protein 1b; this translates as METPRSCSSSSCLLMVVLALAHWCSIATASCSFTVSNYCSQPIWPGTLAGAGTPQLPTTGFRLDPGQTVQVPAPTGWSGRLWARTGCAFDAGGNGTCQTGDCGGRLECAGTGATPPVTLFEVTLGKAAGDLDYYDVSLVDGYNLPVVAVPRPRQGAGGCNATGCTADLNRSCPRELQVDRGGGTVACRSACEAFGQDQYCCSGAYATPTTCRPTAYSSAFKSACPRAYSYAYDDGSSTFTCGSAADYTIAFCLPPSGLQSPGAVPLGSPPPAYGQSTSGGTSGAAGSTPPPAIGNNGVGSISPPPPTTDNNGVGSTNPPPDNNGVGSTNQPPASTDNNGFGSTDQPSPAATYGAGSTDQPPWMMLSSASMLHEQLSLVLPAVLLFLLWSFSP